Part of the Sorghum bicolor cultivar BTx623 chromosome 1, Sorghum_bicolor_NCBIv3, whole genome shotgun sequence genome, TAGTACAAATCATATCTTATTTCTAAACTCATTTCCAAGACAAATCGGAATACGCACATGACAACATGCATAACAAACTATTCTTTTCGTGTGAGTGAACAATGCATGAGTGGGAGGCAATTCCATAATCCTCATTCCTAAATCTCTAACCCTAGCCGATGAGGCATGACGTAGTGGCGGCATTGCTGGTCCCCAGTGTCCTAAGCTTTTAGCGGCGCGGGGCGTCGCTCATGAGGTTGCACGTCGCTCATGAGGTTAGAGGCAAAAACTGAGTGGCAACCCACCAGATATCAACAAAGGAATACCCAAGATTTAAattctggctccgccactgcgtGGTGCGAAGTGGATCCGGTGGAGGCCACGGCGGACGTCGATCAACCCAAGCCGCGAGAGAGCAGAGGCACAGGCGCACAGCTAGCTAGAAGGCGGGGAGAGCCTCCGATCCGCGCTCCGTCCGTCGCTCTGGACACGGACTTGTCTGCCCGACGAGGTGGGTATGGTGAGCACGGCCTCTCCGGCCTTGCCATCAGCAATTGCAGCATGGTCAGTACACCAGCCACCAGCGTACTTTGTTTCCAGTCGCGATCGATCGATCATGGCAGCGGGAGGAACGCTCGCTGGGGCCACGCGGCACGTTGTCTTGCTGAAAGAGAAACACGCCTCAATGCTGGAACTGGACAAGTAAACTAAGGCTAGGCCGCTAGGGCTAGGCTAGGGGAGTTTGGTCATTTTTTGCAACTGCTATAACTGTGACACAAAGActaaggctctgtttggttGAAGACTGATAAACTTTATCGTTCTATCAGATCGAATGTTTCGAcacatatacatgaagtattaaatagcctaattaatccataattagacactaattatcaaataaaacgaaaatattataGTACTATTCAAACTTTAGACACTAAATATAGAGCACCCCCTAAAATGCATGGAATATAAGATATGGAAAAATCTAAAAGAGAGGCAACGAAGGAAAACGGCCGGTAAATTTTCAATGACACATGTAAAGGATAAGTATAGATTTCAATAGCATATAAGGgatttaattattttatatcataattAAATTAATTTGTGCCTACCCATGGAGACGTCCTTCTCTTCCGAGTTCCTCTTGGGCCACTCTTCCTAGGTCCTGTCTGCCATGAAGAAATTAGTAGACCGTCAATACCCTTATCTCATCCACACTTTattttcatctaggagtaccagcaCAGCATGTTAAAAGTTTATTTCCTTGTGCAAAAGTCTAGTACCAAGTAGTTAAAGTTAAGCAACTCAGCATCTATTCGGTAAATTCCTACATGGCCATTATCATTTGCGTCCGGCGAAGGAGAGGGAGCAGGCAAATCACCTGCACACAAGAGACGCTCTATAAATTAAATGTTGTCCCAAGCCATAGATAATGTCATATTAATGGCATGTGTAGGCCGCGAACCTTGCACTGGGAATTGACAGTAGTAGTAACAGCTGAACGTTGTACATATATAGGAGTATGTACCTGATAAGCAGCAATCATTTAGGTTTGCCGCATCTACGGACCCTTCCTCCAGAAGTCGTAGGATCCACACATCAACATCCTCTTCACGGGCTCGGTAATTCTCCATCTGTAAGGAGAATATGGCTATTCTCACGAATTGGAGGTTGATCTACCAGGATAGACGAACTACTATCACagcagatggatcttattattgGACTGCAGGAGCCCAGCTGAAAGGATTCTATCTGTAGTACCCTGATTTCGTGTAGGATGGGATGTTTTCCAGAGTTTGAGACGTACTGCTGCTCTGGGATAAGAAACTGAGCTGAGCTTCAGATCGAACCCCGTTACCTGTAGTTCGCCGAGAAAGCCGTAGAtggcctgctgctgctccatcCGAAACGCTCGATCTGTCCGACCGGGAAGAAACCATGGGGAACGCAATCAGAAGCAGTTGAGACTTGAGACAAGTAGCAACGCGGTGAGTAAATTCAGCTAGAATTGAAGTTCCTATTTCCTACCAGCGTTGTGGTGACTGGTAAGGAGTCGAGAGGAGCGAAGAGCGACCAGCATGCACCCGGAAGCCGCCTCGGAGGAGAGAGGGAGGTGCGGTGGACTGTGGACTGTGGACGAAGAAAGGAGGAGGCAGACGAGAGACAAAGCTGCTGCCTGCCGTTGGCCTATTGTGCGGAAAAAAGCAGGCTAGCtgttatagagagagagagagagagagagagagagagagagagagcaggaaGCTGGACTTGAGCTTCACTCCTGCTGAAGTGAGATAGTGTGTGTGACATCCGAGAGAACATGTCCACCGATGTCACTTTTCCTTATATATGACAGACGTCTACTGATGTTACTTTTTATTATGTATAACAATAATCACTAAAATAGTATTTAATATAAAGTAATTTTAAATAAAAGTAACAGTTGAAGTGATGCTTTCTTTCTAATAAGTTAGTGTAAAAAGAATTCACGTGAGATTTGCGCGCACCCGCCTTAAAATGGCAACGGATACCTAAAACCCGATTGGCTTTCACTGTATATAAAGGTATGGGTCAATTTGTGTACTTATGGATTTGTTAATGGGCAAAAATAGAGCCAACAGGCTTGTGGCCATAGGTTTGGGATGTAATACCAAAACCCATAAACTCATGGATTTTTAAAATCCAATCCATCACAGTGAAGCAATCATAGCAGTCTATAATATCCTAAATTTTTCTACTAAACTACTACATTCAGAGACACATATAAGATGATATGTCCAATCAAGTGaaaaatgagaagaatgaatacAATTTCATAATCTGAGACATGATTTTAatgttctatttttttatttgttgcTATGTGGATGTGCCCATGGGCAATTCGATGGGTACCCGTGACCCAATGAGTATGGGTCTGGGCACCAAATTAAATCCATCATGCGTCATGGGTTTTTTAGCGGACAAATTTTATGTTCATGGGCATGGATTTGCGCTAATAAAACGCAGCGGATTTATACCCGTTGCCATCTCTACACCCGTCGTGGCCGTTCGATTCGTGCTTGATCGCCCACTTGCTCATCCCCTTTGCACCCGCGTGCCTGAACcgacgaagaagaagaagatggcaCTGGTCAGGgttccagcggcggcggcaacaGCGACTCTCCCTCTCTTCTTCCTTTGGTGAACTTAGAAGAGAAGGGCCTTGGGGTCGTATGCCGTCGAGACGGTAGGGACAGTGTGAGGGTGCATTAGGGTTCTGGTGGTAGTGGACGTGGCCCGACCAAACTAGGGCGACCATGTCCGGAGCTCCTCATGGAAGGAGGTCATTGGCCGGAGGTCCTGACGGCATGCAGGAGGGGGAGGGAAAGAAGGAAGTTGTCACATGTGATAGGATCTCGCCGGAGCCCCGCGGCTCCCAGCGGTGAGGTGGTGGGCAGCATCGGGGGTGAGGACGAGGAAGAGGGTGGGCTCAAGGGAGCTGGCTGTGGGCCGAAGGAGGGTGGGGTCGAGGAAGCCACTAGCCGCAGGCCATaggcgaggaggaagaaggggatgTGCTAAGGTAGGAGAAGGCGGGCATGTAAACTCCACTCTATGTGCCCATGCGGGCTGAAGCAGCGTCAAGAATTTTCTTCTTTGTAGGACATAACGTTTAACTTCTTTGTAGGACTtttatcaaaaaaaaacttCTTTGTAGGACATGACGTGCAATATCGTTTTCAATGATAGAATGGATTTGACCAGAGATATGTGTTAGGCCGGTTGTTTTGAGAGTGGAATGATGAAATATAGCATGCACAATACAAATTATGTCTTGAATATGTTTTGCTAATCAAATCTGATCGGACTAGGAAATGAGTGAACTTCGAATTTGCTTCATTTTATTATGAGCGGGACCTCTAAGGCTCTAACCACTATTTTAAAAGTGAGTTAAATTAAATGGTGATACCTCCGAGTGAGTACGATCTTCGAAGTTGTTAAATTATGAGCAAAACTTCTTATCCATTCAAAATGCAGGTGATCTCATTTAGATGAAATGGCTTTAAACAACGAGTTATATACGCCCTTTGCTTGCAGGAGATGGAAAATGTTCCTATATAGTCTATTTAATTTAATTAAGTAGATCATTCGAACTCCAAAAGCTGATGCGTGCCTGGAGCCCTGGAGTCCCGGACCTCATGCAAAAATAACGCCAAGTATACAATTTTTTTCCAAGATATCGCTGCAAAAATGTAACAAGTTTTCTCACTTTGAAGTGCACATCTTTATCTCTTTTTTGTGTTTTCTATGCACCACACCTTTTTAATTCCCATGCTTCGATCCAATGATATTATTATTtatgtttttaaataaatttatttataaaatatattctataactaatCTAGAGATATTTATTATGTAATATAGTCTTAAATTGTTTGACTTCTAAGAAAACAAAAATTGTAGTTTTTTTATGAATGGACAAGCATTATTAACtttgtttcattattcgtttcattgatactttgtcagcggatttgtttt contains:
- the LOC110431686 gene encoding uncharacterized protein LOC110431686 encodes the protein MLVALRSSRLLTSHHNADRAFRMEQQQAIYGFLGELQMENYRAREEDVDVWILRLLEEGSVDAANLNDCCLSGDLPAPSPSPDANDNGHVGIYRIDAELLNFNYLTGPRKSGPRGTRKRRTSPWQDNVPRGPSERSSRCHDRSIATGNKVRWWLVY